The following proteins come from a genomic window of Campylobacter coli 76339:
- a CDS encoding Dephospho-CoA kinase, translating to MKNAFFVTASIACGKSTFIEIANSLGFKSISADNIAHEILDKYALELAQIFSQFHKKNLLKTDGRVDRKILGEIVFQNKEAKIILENFTHPKIRAKILEQMQILEQENKPFFVEIPLFFESGAYDGLGKVILIYAPKELSLKRIIQRDNLRLEAAKARLDSQMDIEEKLKKADFIIKNTSSYVDFRQECVKVIQNISKGQM from the coding sequence ATGAAAAATGCTTTTTTTGTAACCGCCTCGATAGCCTGTGGCAAAAGCACTTTTATAGAAATCGCAAATTCTTTAGGTTTTAAAAGCATTAGTGCAGACAATATCGCTCATGAAATTTTAGATAAATATGCTTTGGAACTGGCTCAAATTTTTTCTCAATTTCACAAAAAAAATTTATTGAAAACAGACGGTAGGGTAGATAGAAAAATTCTTGGAGAAATTGTTTTTCAAAATAAAGAAGCCAAAATCATCTTAGAAAATTTCACCCATCCTAAAATTCGTGCTAAAATTTTAGAACAAATGCAAATTCTAGAACAAGAAAATAAACCTTTTTTTGTAGAAATTCCTCTTTTTTTCGAAAGCGGCGCTTATGATGGTTTAGGAAAAGTTATCTTAATCTATGCTCCTAAAGAACTTAGCCTAAAAAGAATCATACAAAGAGATAATTTACGCTTAGAAGCTGCAAAAGCAAGGCTTGATTCTCAAATGGATATTGAAGAAAAACTTAAAAAAGCAGATTTTATCATTAAAAATACTAGCTCTTATGTCGATTTTAGGCAAGAATGTGTTAAAGTAATACAAAATATTTCCAAAGGACAAATGTGA
- a CDS encoding Phosphoribosylformylglycinamidine cyclo-ligase, giving the protein MKISYEDAGVSIDNGNTFVEAIKPLVKETFNDKVVGGIGSFAGAFRMPSGFKNPVILGATDGVGTKLRLAIDAKKYDTIGQDLVAMCVNDLICNFATPLFFLDYYATAKLEVEVAKSVVAGIASGCKMANCALIGGETAEMPGMYAKDDFDLAGFAVGMAEEDEIDRSKFVKNGDILLALPSSGLHSNGYSLARKVLFESLKLKFDDKIEGKNLIDVLLEPTRIYVRDFLTLKPYINALAHITGGGLVENLPRVLPRGMGATIRKHHLKTPEIFYTIGQAVEESEMYRSFNMGVGLVMVVDPSNVSKVLENSDAFIIGEITINEGVVLE; this is encoded by the coding sequence ATGAAAATTTCATACGAAGATGCTGGAGTAAGTATAGATAATGGTAACACCTTTGTAGAGGCGATCAAACCTTTGGTAAAAGAAACCTTTAACGATAAAGTTGTAGGTGGTATAGGCTCTTTTGCTGGAGCTTTTAGAATGCCAAGCGGCTTTAAAAATCCTGTAATTTTAGGGGCTACAGATGGTGTTGGGACTAAACTTCGTTTGGCTATTGATGCAAAAAAATACGATACCATAGGGCAAGATTTAGTAGCAATGTGTGTGAATGATTTGATTTGTAATTTTGCTACTCCTTTGTTTTTCTTGGATTATTACGCTACGGCTAAGCTTGAAGTAGAGGTTGCAAAGTCAGTTGTAGCAGGCATTGCTAGTGGATGTAAAATGGCAAATTGTGCTTTAATAGGCGGAGAGACTGCTGAAATGCCTGGAATGTATGCAAAAGATGATTTTGATCTTGCAGGTTTTGCAGTGGGTATGGCTGAAGAAGATGAGATCGATAGAAGTAAATTTGTTAAAAATGGCGATATTTTGCTTGCACTTCCTAGCTCAGGACTTCATTCAAATGGCTATTCTTTAGCTAGAAAAGTACTTTTTGAAAGTTTAAAACTGAAATTTGATGATAAGATAGAGGGTAAAAATTTAATCGATGTTTTATTAGAGCCTACAAGAATTTATGTACGCGATTTTCTTACTTTAAAGCCTTATATCAATGCTTTAGCACACATCACAGGGGGTGGTTTGGTAGAAAATTTACCACGTGTCTTGCCTCGTGGAATGGGAGCAACTATACGCAAACATCATCTTAAAACCCCTGAAATTTTCTACACCATAGGACAAGCTGTAGAAGAAAGTGAAATGTATAGAAGCTTTAATATGGGTGTAGGTTTAGTAATGGTTGTAGATCCATCTAATGTAAGCAAGGTTTTAGAAAACTCTGACGCTTTTATTATCGGTGAAATCACGATTAACGAAGGTGTTGTTTTAGAGTAA
- a CDS encoding C4-dicarboxylate anaerobic carrier, putative, with translation MPVFMICSTLLAVIVVAYYILKKYNPIFVFLLSGIILLIFAFYITGAPIPKAPSREHASFLDVLLDSYAFITATFKSQLSGVGLIIMSVAGFAAYMKHINASAKLAFLANKPLGKIKNKYLILSGTFVVGMALKIVISSYAGLLLLLLACIYPVLISLKIRPITAVCVLSLIALDYGPKDGNSINMADMVGQSDNVVGLFLNYQIYSVIAYVVVIAILIPFYFAWVDKRDKEKGILNDEVEIPQIIDPKCPTFYILFPWLPVVFLFIAYFFTIKLDVVTANFLSISLVFLVEFARHKNARKLGEDMMVILKAMAEIFISVVSIIVAAGVFAEGIKALGGINILANAVSDLGTGNFAWLGILLSITVLSFLVYFATVIMGSGIAAFNAFGKLAPDIATKLGVAPITFVLPIEIASCLGRAASPIAGGIIALAGFVKVDPMDIIKRTTPLLLIAMIINIAVAFYLAQTNPLPKEQNSTKIELNRVK, from the coding sequence ATGCCAGTTTTTATGATATGCTCTACACTTTTAGCAGTAATTGTCGTTGCTTATTACATACTTAAAAAATACAATCCTATTTTTGTATTTTTACTTTCAGGTATTATCTTGCTTATTTTTGCTTTTTATATCACAGGAGCACCTATACCCAAAGCCCCAAGCAGAGAACATGCAAGTTTTTTAGATGTTTTGCTTGATAGCTACGCCTTTATCACGGCAACTTTTAAAAGTCAGCTTTCTGGGGTAGGGCTTATTATCATGAGTGTAGCAGGTTTTGCTGCTTATATGAAACATATCAATGCTTCGGCTAAACTTGCTTTTTTAGCAAACAAACCTTTGGGAAAAATTAAAAATAAATATTTGATTTTAAGTGGGACTTTTGTCGTTGGAATGGCTTTAAAAATTGTTATTTCTAGCTATGCTGGACTTCTTTTACTTTTATTAGCATGTATTTATCCTGTTTTAATCTCACTTAAAATCCGTCCTATTACAGCTGTATGTGTGCTTTCTTTAATTGCACTTGATTATGGTCCAAAAGATGGAAATTCAATCAATATGGCAGACATGGTAGGACAAAGCGATAATGTCGTGGGGCTTTTTTTAAATTATCAAATTTATAGCGTAATTGCCTATGTGGTAGTTATTGCTATCTTAATACCTTTTTATTTTGCTTGGGTTGATAAAAGAGATAAAGAAAAAGGAATCTTAAATGATGAAGTTGAAATTCCACAAATCATTGATCCTAAATGTCCTACTTTTTATATACTCTTTCCTTGGTTACCTGTTGTATTTTTATTTATAGCGTATTTTTTTACCATCAAGCTTGATGTTGTAACAGCAAATTTTTTAAGCATTTCCTTAGTTTTTCTTGTTGAATTTGCAAGACATAAAAATGCTAGAAAATTGGGTGAAGATATGATGGTGATTTTAAAGGCTATGGCTGAAATTTTCATCTCTGTTGTAAGCATTATCGTTGCTGCTGGAGTCTTTGCTGAAGGTATTAAAGCTTTAGGTGGGATCAATATCCTTGCCAATGCTGTTTCAGATCTTGGAACAGGAAATTTTGCATGGCTTGGTATACTTTTAAGTATAACCGTTTTAAGCTTTTTGGTTTATTTTGCTACAGTGATTATGGGAAGCGGGATTGCTGCTTTTAACGCTTTTGGGAAGTTAGCTCCTGATATAGCTACAAAATTAGGCGTTGCACCTATAACTTTTGTTTTACCTATAGAAATTGCATCTTGTTTAGGGCGCGCAGCCTCTCCTATAGCAGGTGGGATCATAGCTTTAGCTGGATTTGTAAAAGTAGATCCGATGGATATTATAAAACGCACCACTCCACTTCTACTTATAGCTATGATAATCAATATAGCCGTTGCCTTTTATCTAGCACAGACCAATCCTCTACCCAAAGAGCAAAATTCCACAAAAATAGAACTTAATAGAGTAAAATAA
- a CDS encoding Molybdopterin biosynthesis protein MoeA, producing MLISYEESLKILHSHIKPFTRVEKIALTECLGRILAQDIKASKNQPEFLTSAMDGYAIKFEDQDKPLKILGITPAGTMPEFKVENDTCVKTFTGSLMSEGSDTLVPVENVRVEKDTLFIEKKVSKGFAVREIGENYKKDEILLRKGTKLSYSEIALLAELGFFHISVFIKPIIGVLSSGSEIKDLGEALENPAQIRSSNHIAIASLAKNLNCDTRVFPLLKDDEKATFSTLESALQSCDILVTTGGVSMGDFDFLKKAIKEYELIIDKADIKPGRHIKIAKANEKFIIALPGFPYSAMVMFNLYAREILNSWLLQPKDYICKAFLQGSYKKKTPYLEFVACNVEFKNGRILANLEGKKEGSSAIINNLNNKAALMIAPKEFEILENDSLVDIIFMP from the coding sequence ATGCTAATATCTTATGAAGAAAGTCTAAAAATTTTACACTCTCATATCAAACCTTTTACAAGAGTGGAAAAAATAGCTCTTACTGAGTGTTTGGGGCGAATTTTGGCTCAAGATATAAAAGCGAGTAAAAATCAGCCTGAATTTTTAACCTCAGCCATGGATGGTTATGCTATCAAATTTGAAGATCAAGACAAGCCTTTAAAAATTTTAGGCATCACACCTGCAGGAACTATGCCTGAATTTAAAGTAGAAAACGATACTTGTGTCAAAACCTTTACAGGATCGCTTATGAGCGAAGGAAGTGATACTTTAGTGCCTGTTGAAAATGTTCGTGTAGAAAAAGATACACTTTTTATAGAAAAAAAGGTTTCTAAAGGCTTTGCGGTTAGAGAAATCGGAGAAAATTATAAAAAAGATGAAATTCTACTCAGAAAAGGTACAAAACTAAGCTATAGTGAAATAGCTCTTTTGGCCGAACTTGGATTTTTTCACATCAGTGTATTTATAAAGCCTATTATAGGAGTTTTAAGTAGCGGAAGCGAGATAAAAGATCTAGGAGAAGCTTTAGAAAATCCTGCTCAAATTCGATCTTCAAACCATATCGCTATAGCTAGCTTAGCTAAGAATTTAAATTGTGATACAAGGGTTTTTCCGCTTTTAAAAGATGATGAAAAAGCTACTTTTTCTACCCTTGAAAGCGCATTGCAAAGTTGTGATATTTTGGTTACGACGGGCGGAGTTTCGATGGGAGATTTTGACTTTTTAAAAAAAGCTATTAAAGAGTATGAACTCATCATCGATAAAGCGGATATCAAACCAGGAAGACATATCAAGATAGCTAAGGCTAATGAAAAATTCATCATCGCTTTACCGGGTTTTCCTTACTCAGCTATGGTAATGTTTAATCTTTATGCAAGAGAGATCTTAAACTCTTGGCTACTTCAACCAAAAGACTATATTTGCAAAGCCTTTTTGCAAGGAAGTTATAAGAAAAAAACACCTTATTTGGAATTTGTTGCTTGTAATGTAGAATTTAAAAATGGACGTATTTTGGCAAATTTAGAAGGCAAAAAAGAAGGCTCAAGTGCGATCATAAATAATCTTAACAATAAAGCTGCACTGATGATAGCGCCAAAAGAATTTGAAATTTTAGAAAATGACAGCTTGGTAGATATTATCTTTATGCCTTGA
- a CDS encoding Molybdenum cofactor biosynthesis protein MoaE, whose amino-acid sequence MSEFILTNNALDIPQIYAKWYEFAKDKNCGALLTFCGIVREEGGIEALSFDIYEPLLKKWFDEWQKRVEEEGVILLFAHSIGDVKTHESSYLAGVLSKQRKLGLKLINEFVEDFKASAPIWKYDVINRQRIYAKERSSKLCGAGLLKS is encoded by the coding sequence ATGAGTGAATTTATATTGACAAATAATGCCTTGGATATTCCGCAAATTTATGCAAAATGGTATGAATTTGCTAAGGATAAAAACTGCGGTGCTTTGCTGACTTTTTGTGGTATTGTGCGCGAAGAAGGAGGCATTGAAGCACTTAGCTTTGATATTTATGAGCCGCTTTTGAAAAAATGGTTTGATGAATGGCAAAAAAGAGTTGAAGAAGAAGGTGTGATCTTACTTTTTGCACATTCAATCGGAGATGTAAAAACACATGAAAGCTCTTATCTAGCAGGAGTTTTAAGCAAGCAAAGAAAATTGGGACTAAAACTCATCAATGAATTTGTAGAAGATTTTAAAGCAAGTGCGCCCATTTGGAAATATGATGTGATAAATAGGCAAAGAATTTACGCCAAAGAAAGATCAAGCAAACTTTGTGGAGCGGGTCTTTTAAAATCATAG
- a CDS encoding Molybdenum cofactor biosynthesis protein MoaD, whose product MVSIEFLGPINKPKLELNIKNLKELKAILQEDESLKEWLELCAVSLNDEIVFDENTSLKDGDKIALLPPVCGG is encoded by the coding sequence ATGGTGAGTATAGAATTTTTAGGTCCTATCAATAAACCAAAACTAGAATTAAACATAAAAAATTTAAAAGAATTAAAAGCAATTTTACAAGAAGATGAAAGCTTAAAAGAATGGTTAGAGCTTTGCGCTGTATCTTTAAATGATGAAATCGTATTCGATGAAAATACTAGCTTAAAAGATGGTGATAAAATCGCACTTTTGCCACCGGTTTGTGGGGGTTAA
- a CDS encoding Carboxynorspermidine decarboxylase, putative gives MINTKFQTPAYILEEDKLRRNCEILANVGEKSGAKVLLALKGFAFSGAMKIVGEYLKGCTCSGLWEAKFAKEYMDKEIHTYSPAFKEDEMSEIAHLSHHIVFNSLYQFDKFKSLCTNNSLGLRCNLEFSFAPKELYNPCGKYSRLGILSKDLENFDLSGVEGLHFHALCEESADALEAVLKVFEEKFGKWIKQMKWVNFGGGHHITKQGYDIQKIITLCKNFSDKYGVQVYLEPGEAVGWQSGVLVASVVDIVENEKRIAILDTSSEAHMPDTIIMPYTSEVLNARILATRENEKISDLKENEFAYLLTGNTCLAGDVMGEYAFKEELKRGDRVVFLDQIHYSIVKNTTFNGIRLPNLMLLNSKNELEMIREFSYKDYSLRN, from the coding sequence ATGATAAATACCAAATTTCAAACTCCAGCTTATATTTTGGAGGAAGATAAATTAAGAAGAAATTGTGAAATTTTAGCAAATGTTGGTGAAAAAAGCGGAGCTAAAGTGCTTTTAGCTCTAAAAGGTTTTGCTTTTTCAGGGGCGATGAAGATTGTAGGCGAGTATCTTAAAGGCTGTACTTGTAGCGGGCTTTGGGAAGCAAAATTTGCTAAAGAATATATGGATAAAGAAATTCATACTTATTCGCCTGCTTTCAAAGAAGATGAAATGAGTGAGATTGCTCATTTGTCTCATCATATTGTTTTTAATTCTTTGTATCAATTTGATAAATTTAAATCCTTATGTACTAATAACTCCTTAGGACTTCGTTGCAATTTAGAATTTTCTTTTGCCCCTAAAGAGCTTTATAACCCTTGTGGGAAATACTCTAGACTAGGGATTTTAAGCAAGGATTTAGAAAATTTTGATTTAAGCGGAGTAGAAGGACTTCATTTTCATGCGCTTTGCGAAGAGAGTGCGGATGCCTTAGAAGCTGTTTTAAAGGTTTTTGAAGAGAAATTTGGCAAATGGATTAAACAGATGAAATGGGTCAATTTTGGCGGAGGTCATCATATCACAAAACAGGGCTATGATATCCAAAAAATCATCACTCTTTGTAAGAATTTTAGTGATAAATATGGCGTGCAAGTTTATCTTGAGCCAGGAGAAGCTGTGGGTTGGCAAAGTGGAGTTTTAGTAGCAAGCGTAGTGGATATAGTTGAAAATGAGAAAAGAATTGCTATTTTAGATACTTCAAGCGAAGCTCATATGCCTGATACTATCATCATGCCTTATACGAGCGAGGTTTTAAATGCTAGAATTTTGGCAACAAGAGAAAATGAAAAAATTTCAGATTTAAAAGAAAATGAATTTGCTTATTTGCTTACAGGAAATACTTGTTTGGCCGGAGATGTGATGGGAGAATACGCCTTTAAAGAGGAATTAAAACGCGGAGATAGGGTGGTATTTTTAGATCAAATTCATTATTCTATAGTAAAAAACACAACTTTTAATGGCATAAGACTTCCAAATTTAATGCTTTTAAATTCCAAAAATGAACTTGAAATGATAAGAGAATTTTCTTACAAGGATTATTCTTTAAGAAATTAA
- a CDS encoding Putative formate dehydrogenase-specific chaperone yields MDLEKLRLARSLYYQCLGELFVFSFSENRLCNLKAYLEAMQEGLFDEGLRTSFEILLCNLKDVQDLQAFYKEYDELFLALKNTIPMTFSYIEEGFENSKALLNVRQILAKSKVRRNEKIFKEAEDSVGFCFILMSEFLKNKEDELAKALFEKVINQGIDEFLMLIFSNSRAKLYKEIANIAAQFIEFERYCFELEKPTTKPSKKVQNDLSRSEFLRREANKQRRSREKSQGIS; encoded by the coding sequence ATGGATTTAGAAAAACTAAGATTAGCTAGAAGTCTTTATTATCAGTGCTTAGGAGAACTTTTTGTTTTTTCATTTTCTGAAAATAGATTGTGCAATTTAAAAGCTTATTTAGAAGCTATGCAAGAAGGTTTATTTGATGAAGGTTTAAGAACGAGTTTTGAAATTTTACTCTGTAATTTAAAAGATGTGCAAGATCTTCAAGCATTTTATAAAGAATACGATGAGCTTTTTTTAGCACTTAAAAATACTATTCCTATGACTTTTTCTTACATAGAAGAAGGCTTTGAAAATTCAAAAGCATTGCTTAATGTGAGACAGATTTTAGCTAAAAGTAAAGTCCGCCGCAATGAAAAGATTTTTAAAGAAGCTGAAGATAGTGTAGGATTTTGTTTTATTTTGATGAGTGAATTTCTAAAAAACAAGGAAGATGAACTTGCTAAGGCATTGTTTGAAAAAGTCATCAATCAAGGCATTGATGAATTTTTAATGCTTATTTTTTCAAATTCAAGAGCAAAGCTTTATAAAGAGATAGCAAATATCGCTGCGCAGTTTATAGAATTTGAAAGATATTGTTTTGAACTTGAAAAACCTACCACAAAACCTTCTAAAAAAGTTCAAAATGATTTATCTCGTTCTGAATTTTTAAGAAGAGAAGCAAACAAACAAAGGAGATCTCGTGAAAAATCGCAGGGAATTTCTTAA
- a CDS encoding Formate dehydrogenase subunit or accessory protein translates to MKNRREFLKKSAIALGTASLLGGASIAFGQDEERKDLVKGKSKKKEVLYQRSANWEKYYMRAE, encoded by the coding sequence GTGAAAAATCGCAGGGAATTTCTTAAAAAATCTGCCATTGCTTTGGGTACTGCAAGTCTTTTAGGCGGTGCAAGTATAGCTTTTGGGCAAGATGAAGAAAGAAAAGATCTTGTTAAGGGCAAAAGCAAAAAGAAAGAAGTGCTTTATCAAAGAAGTGCTAATTGGGAAAAATATTATATGAGGGCTGAATAA
- a CDS encoding Formate dehydrogenase-O, major subunit @ selenocysteine-containing, whose product MSSMNETIKLNRRSFLKMAALSSLASPLLARSETLREANADELKEAYEGSQKIKSVCTACSVGCGIIAEVQNGVWLRQEIAQDHPVSSGGHCCKGSDMIDMVRSHVRLKYPMKKENGEWKRISYEQALSEIGEKLAGYRKENPESVMFLGSAKLNNEQAYYIRKFAAFFGTNNIDHQARI is encoded by the coding sequence ATGTCAAGTATGAATGAAACTATCAAGCTTAATCGCCGTTCTTTTCTTAAAATGGCCGCGCTTTCAAGTTTGGCAAGTCCGTTGCTAGCTAGAAGTGAAACCTTAAGAGAAGCAAATGCGGATGAATTAAAAGAAGCTTATGAAGGAAGTCAAAAGATTAAGAGTGTATGTACCGCATGTTCTGTAGGCTGTGGAATTATCGCAGAGGTTCAAAACGGAGTGTGGTTACGTCAAGAAATCGCACAAGATCACCCTGTTAGCTCAGGAGGTCATTGCTGTAAGGGTTCTGATATGATCGATATGGTGCGTTCTCATGTGCGTTTAAAATATCCTATGAAAAAAGAAAACGGAGAATGGAAACGCATTTCTTACGAACAAGCTTTAAGTGAAATCGGAGAAAAGTTAGCGGGCTATCGCAAAGAAAATCCAGAAAGCGTTATGTTTTTAGGCTCTGCAAAACTAAATAATGAACAAGCTTATTATATAAGAAAATTCGCAGCATTTTTTGGAACTAATAATATAGATCATCAAGCTAGAATTTGA
- a CDS encoding Formate dehydrogenase-O, major subunit @ selenocysteine-containing: protein MTNHLGDIQRSKCIIIIGANPAVNHPVGFRHFLKAKEKGAKLIVVDPRFTKSAAKADIYARIRPGTDIAFMYGMLKIIFDEGLEDTKYINERVFGIDKIREEAAKWTAEEVENVTGISKELLIQITHEVAKNKPTTLIWAMGLTQHSVGTSNTRLAPIVQMVLGNIGKFGGGVNILRGHDNVQGASDMACLSENLPGYYPLNEATWRYYAKIWGVDYEWLLGNFVSKDWMHKTGLSLARWWAAALNGKDGNDKVDNAGTPLKALVVMGNGITSTAQQAKVKEGLEALELLVLADPFVNEAGIIAEKKDGIYLLPAATQFETSGSVTATNRSGQWRFKVIDPLYESKEDQEILFELAKKLGFYEDFTKTLRDENGKIVWPENATREIARAVRSIGLNGWSPERLKNHTLYWDKFDEVTLEGKDELAGEYYGLPWPCWTDKHPGSPVLYNTDIEVAKGGMGFRNNFGLEYQGENLLAKNAPINSPIDTGYPQITKDNIEKVLGITLSTEEKEKMGKTWSYDDSNIIATKCMEKGIVPYGNAKARAVVWTFKDQIPLHREPLHSPRNDLVQKYPSFEDQKALYRVDTKFISVQKAKDYSKEFPLNLVTARLVNLNGAGMENRASMYLTRLTPEMFCEINPELASEQKIKAGDMIWVHSPEGTKIHVRVKLNPGVAKDMIFLPFHFTGVMQGVDLTHNFPKGTKPYASGESANTVTNYGYDIMCQIPETKGGLCRISKDGV, encoded by the coding sequence ATGACAAACCATCTTGGAGATATTCAAAGAAGTAAATGTATTATTATCATTGGAGCAAATCCAGCGGTAAATCACCCTGTAGGTTTTAGACACTTCTTAAAAGCAAAAGAAAAAGGTGCTAAGCTTATCGTTGTAGATCCTAGATTTACAAAGAGTGCAGCAAAAGCAGATATTTATGCAAGAATTCGTCCAGGTACTGATATTGCTTTCATGTATGGAATGTTAAAAATCATTTTTGATGAAGGTTTAGAAGATACAAAATACATCAATGAAAGAGTTTTTGGTATCGATAAAATTCGTGAAGAAGCTGCAAAATGGACTGCCGAAGAAGTAGAAAATGTAACAGGAATTTCTAAAGAACTCCTTATTCAAATCACTCATGAAGTAGCTAAAAATAAACCGACTACATTGATTTGGGCTATGGGTTTAACTCAGCATTCTGTAGGAACCTCAAATACCCGTTTAGCTCCTATAGTGCAAATGGTTCTAGGAAATATAGGTAAATTTGGTGGCGGGGTAAATATTTTACGCGGGCACGATAATGTACAAGGTGCTTCAGATATGGCCTGTTTGAGTGAAAATTTACCAGGTTATTACCCTTTAAATGAAGCGACTTGGAGATATTATGCTAAGATTTGGGGCGTTGATTATGAGTGGCTTTTAGGAAATTTCGTAAGTAAAGATTGGATGCATAAAACCGGACTTTCACTTGCTAGGTGGTGGGCTGCAGCTTTAAATGGCAAAGATGGAAATGATAAAGTGGATAATGCAGGAACGCCTTTAAAAGCTTTAGTGGTAATGGGAAATGGTATCACTTCAACTGCGCAACAAGCTAAAGTTAAGGAAGGTTTGGAAGCTTTAGAACTTTTAGTTTTGGCTGATCCTTTTGTAAATGAGGCGGGAATTATCGCAGAAAAAAAAGATGGAATTTATCTTTTACCTGCTGCAACACAGTTTGAAACAAGCGGAAGTGTAACAGCTACAAATCGTAGCGGACAATGGAGATTTAAGGTTATAGATCCACTTTATGAAAGCAAAGAAGATCAAGAAATTCTATTTGAGCTTGCTAAAAAGTTAGGTTTTTATGAGGACTTTACTAAAACCTTGCGTGATGAAAATGGTAAGATCGTTTGGCCTGAAAATGCTACAAGAGAAATTGCAAGAGCGGTTAGAAGTATAGGGCTTAATGGTTGGAGTCCTGAAAGACTTAAAAATCATACCTTGTATTGGGATAAATTCGATGAGGTAACTTTAGAGGGTAAAGATGAGTTAGCAGGTGAATACTACGGGCTTCCTTGGCCTTGTTGGACTGATAAACACCCAGGCTCACCAGTACTTTATAATACCGATATCGAAGTAGCAAAAGGCGGTATGGGCTTTAGAAATAATTTCGGACTTGAGTATCAAGGTGAAAATTTATTGGCTAAAAATGCTCCGATCAATTCGCCTATAGATACAGGCTATCCGCAAATCACTAAAGATAATATAGAAAAAGTTTTAGGTATTACCTTAAGCACTGAAGAAAAAGAAAAAATGGGCAAAACTTGGTCTTATGATGATAGCAATATCATAGCGACTAAATGTATGGAAAAAGGTATAGTTCCTTATGGAAATGCTAAAGCTAGAGCAGTGGTTTGGACCTTTAAAGATCAAATTCCACTTCACCGTGAACCGCTTCATTCTCCAAGAAATGATTTGGTGCAAAAATATCCTAGTTTTGAGGATCAAAAAGCGCTTTATCGTGTGGATACGAAATTTATCTCTGTGCAAAAGGCTAAGGATTATTCTAAAGAATTCCCACTCAACCTAGTTACAGCAAGACTTGTAAATTTAAATGGTGCAGGTATGGAAAATAGAGCTTCAATGTATCTTACTCGCTTGACACCTGAGATGTTTTGTGAGATAAATCCTGAGCTTGCAAGCGAGCAAAAAATTAAAGCAGGGGATATGATTTGGGTACATTCTCCAGAAGGAACTAAAATTCATGTGAGAGTAAAGCTCAATCCAGGTGTAGCAAAAGATATGATTTTCTTACCTTTCCATTTTACAGGTGTGATGCAAGGTGTGGATTTAACACACAATTTCCCTAAAGGAACTAAACCTTATGCAAGTGGAGAAAGTGCAAATACAGTTACAAATTATGGTTATGACATTATGTGTCAAATTCCTGAAACCAAGGGCGGCTTATGCCGTATCTCAAAAGATGGGGTGTAA
- a CDS encoding Formate dehydrogenase-O, iron-sulfur subunit ; Putative formate dehydrogenase iron-sulfur subunit, whose product MSKVNFANLEKERLKFFCDNERCIDCNGCSVACDEAHELPINIRRRRVITLNEGVQGKEVSTSISCMHCDDAPCAIVCPVDCFYIRADGIVLHDKEICIGCGYCLYACPFGAPQFPKDSVFGNKGIMDKCTMCAGGPESTNSEKERELYGQNRIAEGKVPVCAAMCSTKALLVGESSKIEEIYHSRLQSRGYGIANPSQSIEWKIAYIGKERL is encoded by the coding sequence ATGAGTAAGGTAAATTTTGCAAATTTAGAAAAAGAACGCTTGAAATTCTTTTGTGACAATGAGCGTTGTATTGATTGTAATGGATGTTCGGTAGCTTGTGATGAAGCGCATGAGCTTCCTATCAATATCCGTCGTCGTCGTGTCATCACCCTTAATGAAGGGGTACAAGGAAAAGAAGTTTCTACTTCGATTTCTTGTATGCATTGTGATGATGCACCTTGTGCTATAGTTTGCCCTGTGGATTGTTTTTATATCCGTGCAGATGGTATTGTTTTACACGATAAAGAAATTTGTATAGGTTGTGGTTATTGTCTTTACGCTTGTCCTTTTGGTGCTCCACAATTTCCAAAAGATAGCGTATTTGGTAACAAAGGCATTATGGATAAATGTACGATGTGTGCAGGTGGACCTGAAAGTACAAATTCGGAAAAAGAAAGAGAGCTTTATGGACAAAATCGTATTGCTGAAGGAAAAGTGCCTGTATGTGCAGCTATGTGCTCAACTAAAGCACTTTTAGTAGGTGAAAGCTCTAAGATAGAAGAAATTTATCATAGTAGATTGCAAAGTAGGGGTTATGGAATTGCTAATCCTTCGCAAAGTATAGAATGGAAAATTGCTTACATAGGAAAGGAACGCTTATGA